In one window of Danaus plexippus chromosome 7, MEX_DaPlex, whole genome shotgun sequence DNA:
- the LOC116770841 gene encoding uncharacterized protein LOC116770841, with protein MVQFITVTQDMREAVIRHLRDSFFADEPLNKAVGLCQRGQPHAALERLCLATIADGLSVAAVERDTIFNILYTVSRDLELFQTFGVDRVLECRIVSVSEHARGRGLAKELMKRSIQIAMDHGFKLFKVDATGAYSQRICSSLGLRVLQKVRYSEHCDQNGPIFKVPPPHDSLCIMALEIP; from the exons ATGGTGCAGTTCATCACGGTAACTCAGGACATGCGCGAGGCTGTGATCCGTCACTTGCGGGACAGTTTCTTCGCCGATGAACCCCTCAACAAGGCGGTTGGCTTGTGCCAACGCGGACAGCCTCATGCTGCCCTAGAGAGGCTTTGCCTTGCCACCATAGCCGATGGGCTCTCCGTTGCTGCTGTTGAAAGAGATACC ATTTTCAACATCCTGTATACCGTGAGCCGTGACTTGGAATTATTCCAGACGTTTGGTGTGGACCGTGTTCTGGAATGTCGCATCGTATCCGTGTCGGAACACGCGCGTGGGCGGGGACTGGCCAAGGAGCTGATGAAGAGGAGCATCCAGATAGCCATGGACCATGGCTTCAAG CTGTTCAAAGTGGACGCTACCGGGGCGTACTCCCAGCGTATTTGCAGCAGCCTGGGTTTGAGGGTTCTCCAGAAGGTCCGCTACTCCGAGCACTGCGATCAGAACGGTCCGATCTTCAAGGTCCCACCGCCGCATGACTCGCTATGCATTATGGCGTTAGAAATACCATAG
- the LOC116770781 gene encoding gastrula zinc finger protein XlCGF57.1-like isoform X2: MLNDSDVSVEDGLPQNVCEECAKVLQTIYSFRRKAQKAETELKILCVSHMKDEIDFAYKEEVEYTNPYKYLEYSNHNIEARTYICDICNKQFHKHKKFLNHLASHENRKYKCTTCNKSFHKQSSLNKHISKHIEVTDCGNPDELSANAIDIDVKLEDINDLYKCPECNLVFETQSCLLDHMKEHVASSAIYVCDICKKNFYLETVFKHHMEEHSKPQTNPNQCMKCLVNFVSTESLLQHIDICNPNREVKLENYNEYEYLDSDVIFKDKSYLDNLENQEEDKRKKIFKCDNCSKSFSLKTLLRRHMRLHSTSKPFQCTKCSKCYTRQDQLAAHMRIHDGYKPYACPHCSKAFSQLCSLKDHVRTHTGETPFLCSQCGKGFANSSNLRQHLRRHTGVKPFACSLCPKTFSTKGQMKQHIDTHTGVHPYKCSVCGASFTKPNSLKKHKLIHLGVRPFACDTCNMRFTCKDHLTRHKRIHTGERPYRCTHCTRTFTQSNDLNKHVRAHLGQNIYQCTVCQAKFRLMRELKSHYPVHYINDQGESQSEPVKKDKQTDGQITITFNRNVLDKDSLGDITINITPDKITN; this comes from the exons ATGCTTAATGATTCCGAT GTCAGCGTAGAAGATGGGTTGCCTCAAAATGTATGTGAAGAATGTGCGAAAgttttacaaacaatatattcttTCCGAAGGAAAGCGCAAAAAGCAGaaactgaattaaaaatattgtgtgtaTCACACATGAAAGATGAAATAGATTTTGCATACAAAGAAGAAGTAGAGTATACAAATCCTTACAAATACTTAGAATATTCAAACCACAACATTGAAGCTAGAACATATATTTGTGACATTTGCAACAAACAATTTCATAAAcacaaaaagtttttgaatcaTTTAGCATCTCATGAAAATCGTAAATACAAATGTACTACTTGTAATAAATCCTTCCATAAACAGTCTTCATTGAACAAACACATTAGTAAACACATTGAAGTAACAGATTGCGGAAACCCTGATGAATTATCGGCAAATGCCATTGATATTGATGTGAAACTAGAAGATatcaatgatttatataaatgtccgGAATGCAACCTAGTATTTGAGACTCAGTCGTGTTTGTTAGATCACATGAAAGAACATGTCGCATCTAGCGCAATATATGTGTGTGATATTTGCAagaaaaatttctatttagaGACAGTTTTCAAACATCATATGGAAGAACACAGTAAACCGCAGACAAATCCAAATCAATGCATGAAATGTCTCGTTAATTTTGTTAGCACCGAAAGCCTTTTACAGCATATCGACATCTGCAATCCTAACAGGGAAGTGAAGTTGGAGAATTACAATGAATACGAATATTTGGACTCCGATGTGATATTCAaagataaatcatatttagataatttagaaaatcaaGAGGAGGATAAAcgtaagaaaatattcaaatgcgACAATTGTAGTAAGTCATTCTCGTTGAAGACGTTGCTGAGACGTCACATGAGGCTACATTCCACTAGCAAACCGTTCCAATGTACGAAGTGCTCCAAGTGTTACACACGCCAAGACCAGCTGGCGGCACACATGAGAATTCATGACGGATATAAACCGTATGCCTGTCCACATTGTAGCAAAG CATTTTCCCAGCTGTGCAGTCTTAAAGACCATGTCCGTACTCACACAGGGGAGACGCCGTTTCTGTGTTCCCAATGTGGCAAGGGCTTCGCTAACAGTTCCAATTTAAGACAGCATTTAAGAAGGCACACTGGTGTGAAACCGTTTGCTTGTAGTCTATGCCCTAAGACATTCTCAACCAAAG GTCAAATGAAACAGCACATAGACACACACACAGGCGTACACCCGTACAAGTGTAGTGTTTGCGGCGCCTCCTTCACTAAACCTAACTCGTTAAAGAAACACAAGTTAATACATCTCGGCGTGAGACCGTTTGCTTGCGACACTTGTAATATGAG GTTTACATGCAAGGACCACCTGACTCGCCACAAAAGGATTCATACCGGAGAACGGCCGTACCGCTGTACACACTGCACTCGGACCTTCACACAGAGCAATGACCTCAATAAGCATGTGCGGGCCCACCTCGGACAGAATATCTATCA atgCACCGTATGTCAAGCTAAATTCAGATTAATGAGAGAATTAAAAAGCCACTACCCGGTGCATTACATCAACGACCAAGGGGAGTCACAGAGCGAGCCGGTGAAGAaagacaaacagacagacggaCAGATCACTATAACATTCAATAGAAATGTATTAGATAAAGACAGTTTAGGAGATATCACCATAAACATAACACCAGACAAAATAACCAACTGA
- the LOC116770781 gene encoding gastrula zinc finger protein XlCGF57.1-like isoform X1, which yields MFPFEKTCRTCMKSNVSLINLFRPLKIEENCSLNLADVLMLTNTLEVSVEDGLPQNVCEECAKVLQTIYSFRRKAQKAETELKILCVSHMKDEIDFAYKEEVEYTNPYKYLEYSNHNIEARTYICDICNKQFHKHKKFLNHLASHENRKYKCTTCNKSFHKQSSLNKHISKHIEVTDCGNPDELSANAIDIDVKLEDINDLYKCPECNLVFETQSCLLDHMKEHVASSAIYVCDICKKNFYLETVFKHHMEEHSKPQTNPNQCMKCLVNFVSTESLLQHIDICNPNREVKLENYNEYEYLDSDVIFKDKSYLDNLENQEEDKRKKIFKCDNCSKSFSLKTLLRRHMRLHSTSKPFQCTKCSKCYTRQDQLAAHMRIHDGYKPYACPHCSKAFSQLCSLKDHVRTHTGETPFLCSQCGKGFANSSNLRQHLRRHTGVKPFACSLCPKTFSTKGQMKQHIDTHTGVHPYKCSVCGASFTKPNSLKKHKLIHLGVRPFACDTCNMRFTCKDHLTRHKRIHTGERPYRCTHCTRTFTQSNDLNKHVRAHLGQNIYQCTVCQAKFRLMRELKSHYPVHYINDQGESQSEPVKKDKQTDGQITITFNRNVLDKDSLGDITINITPDKITN from the exons atgtttcctTTTGAGAAAACTTGTCGTACTTGTATGAAGAGTAACgtatctttaattaatttatttcggcCCTTGAAAATCGAGGAAAATTGCTCGTTAAATCTCGCAGACGTGTTAATGTTAACAAATACACTAGAG GTCAGCGTAGAAGATGGGTTGCCTCAAAATGTATGTGAAGAATGTGCGAAAgttttacaaacaatatattcttTCCGAAGGAAAGCGCAAAAAGCAGaaactgaattaaaaatattgtgtgtaTCACACATGAAAGATGAAATAGATTTTGCATACAAAGAAGAAGTAGAGTATACAAATCCTTACAAATACTTAGAATATTCAAACCACAACATTGAAGCTAGAACATATATTTGTGACATTTGCAACAAACAATTTCATAAAcacaaaaagtttttgaatcaTTTAGCATCTCATGAAAATCGTAAATACAAATGTACTACTTGTAATAAATCCTTCCATAAACAGTCTTCATTGAACAAACACATTAGTAAACACATTGAAGTAACAGATTGCGGAAACCCTGATGAATTATCGGCAAATGCCATTGATATTGATGTGAAACTAGAAGATatcaatgatttatataaatgtccgGAATGCAACCTAGTATTTGAGACTCAGTCGTGTTTGTTAGATCACATGAAAGAACATGTCGCATCTAGCGCAATATATGTGTGTGATATTTGCAagaaaaatttctatttagaGACAGTTTTCAAACATCATATGGAAGAACACAGTAAACCGCAGACAAATCCAAATCAATGCATGAAATGTCTCGTTAATTTTGTTAGCACCGAAAGCCTTTTACAGCATATCGACATCTGCAATCCTAACAGGGAAGTGAAGTTGGAGAATTACAATGAATACGAATATTTGGACTCCGATGTGATATTCAaagataaatcatatttagataatttagaaaatcaaGAGGAGGATAAAcgtaagaaaatattcaaatgcgACAATTGTAGTAAGTCATTCTCGTTGAAGACGTTGCTGAGACGTCACATGAGGCTACATTCCACTAGCAAACCGTTCCAATGTACGAAGTGCTCCAAGTGTTACACACGCCAAGACCAGCTGGCGGCACACATGAGAATTCATGACGGATATAAACCGTATGCCTGTCCACATTGTAGCAAAG CATTTTCCCAGCTGTGCAGTCTTAAAGACCATGTCCGTACTCACACAGGGGAGACGCCGTTTCTGTGTTCCCAATGTGGCAAGGGCTTCGCTAACAGTTCCAATTTAAGACAGCATTTAAGAAGGCACACTGGTGTGAAACCGTTTGCTTGTAGTCTATGCCCTAAGACATTCTCAACCAAAG GTCAAATGAAACAGCACATAGACACACACACAGGCGTACACCCGTACAAGTGTAGTGTTTGCGGCGCCTCCTTCACTAAACCTAACTCGTTAAAGAAACACAAGTTAATACATCTCGGCGTGAGACCGTTTGCTTGCGACACTTGTAATATGAG GTTTACATGCAAGGACCACCTGACTCGCCACAAAAGGATTCATACCGGAGAACGGCCGTACCGCTGTACACACTGCACTCGGACCTTCACACAGAGCAATGACCTCAATAAGCATGTGCGGGCCCACCTCGGACAGAATATCTATCA atgCACCGTATGTCAAGCTAAATTCAGATTAATGAGAGAATTAAAAAGCCACTACCCGGTGCATTACATCAACGACCAAGGGGAGTCACAGAGCGAGCCGGTGAAGAaagacaaacagacagacggaCAGATCACTATAACATTCAATAGAAATGTATTAGATAAAGACAGTTTAGGAGATATCACCATAAACATAACACCAGACAAAATAACCAACTGA
- the LOC116770687 gene encoding inhibitor of nuclear factor kappa-B kinase subunit alpha, with the protein MDDIVFIGDWIKDRVLGSGSFGTVVLWKHKNSEEKLAIKTCKWGDELTAKHKERWAKEVEMLQNCDNPNIVGTKPLPPEFVLGLARANPSKLPILCMEYCSGGDLRQVLNKPDSCGGLKEAQVRRILGDIGNAMKFLLKNKITHRDLKPENIVMNQLPNNEQGQDIIYKIIDLGYAKEIDSNSVCASFVGTLQYLAPELFYSKSYSNSVDFWSFGLVAFEIICGTRPFLPLKAPVEWMPLVKKKSHDNICVFESFHGDVTYSNEIFEENHISKPFKSLIEEWLKVALEWDPKLRGRDSPSKVTFDIPSESKGVASNVVIYNMLEDILSKKIIKVFSIPTISNLAYEIQDITTVETLKTWICKDINIPVEDQILISQMNCTNISNDEFVLKYHNENSSTMLFVYNKNNMLGEVSAPFVPKSVQRCLELPKSLYNYRNSQVLYHSAFFFVIAQMDMYDALINGIFTRAECLKLESKQLLVKHNSVDKSLGKLLAQSEILVKMREQGQEHIESLKQNSIGTNFLGGFSKIFKDSDEYLEKIQKLNNAWSQLTVRLQSAVRRINESMSSDLNGFVTKYNYQNLFSNAYKTFISHKKSDFYSNNREKEKQCPEIVKICYDCLKLRSKIIQDLQHQQFLIKLKDLSTELTKISDIIINATDNTEKLNKDLVCLFDEFNTCVWSTISVAIRDADNLADVPYSVVSFQKRDFKIGDSVSSHCIPVKNKFDNTVRSLITESLKIRQNHTNLCEKLNSQKQLLQQSILDFSFLNN; encoded by the coding sequence atggaTGATATAGTGTTCATTGGTGACTGGATTAAGGATAGAGTATTAGGATCCGGAAGTTTCGGGACCGTTGTTCTTtggaaacataaaaatagtgAGGAAAAACTTGCAATTAAGACATGTAAATGGGGCGATGAGCTCACCGCCAAACATAAAGAAAGATGGGCGAAGGAAGTAGAGATGCTGCAGAATTGCGACAACCCAAATATCGTTGGCACAAAACCATTACCACCAGAATTCGTGTTGGGGCTGGCTCGAGCAAATCCTTCAAAACTGCCAATTCTATGCATGGAGTATTGTAGCGGTGGTGATTTACGCCAAGTGCTTAATAAACCTGACTCATGTGGAGGGTTAAAAGAAGCACAGGTACGGAGAATTCTTGGCGATATTGGTAATGCCATGAAATTCTTGCTTAAAAACAAGATTACTCACAGAGATCTCAAGCCTGAAAATATTGTGATGAATCAACTACCAAACAATGAACAGGGTCAAGACATCATTTACAAGATAATTGATCTAGGGTATGCAAAAGAAATAGATTCAAATTCTGTTTGTGCTAGTTTTGTAGGCACTCTACAATATTTGGCACCTGAATTGTTTTACAGCAAGTCTTATAGCAACTCTGTAGATTTCTGGTCATTTGGATTGGTAGCTTTTGAAATTATCTGTGGAACAAGACCATTTTTGCCACTTAAAGCGCCTGTAGAGTGGATGCCATTAGTGAAAAAAAAGAGCCAtgataatatttgtgtttttgaAAGTTTTCATGGAGATGTAAcatattcaaatgaaatatttgaggAGAATCATATTTCAAAGCCTTTTAAATCCTTAATCGAAGAATGGCTGAAAGTAGCTTTAGAATGGGATCCGAAGTTGCGAGGCCGCGATTCCCCTTCAAAAGTAACATTTGATATACCATCTGAAAGCAAAGGTGTCGCCAGCAACgtcgttatatataatatgcttGAAGATATACTATCTAAAAAGATCATCAAAGTTTTCTCCATTCCTACAATCTCAAATTTAGCATATGAAATCCAAGATATAACTACAGTTGAAACATTGAAGACCTGGATATgcaaagatataaatattcccGTCGAAGACCAAATCTTAATATCACAAATGAATTGTACTAATATAAGCAATGATGAGTTTGTTCTTAAATATCACAATGAGAACAGTAGCACcatgttatttgtatataataaaaataatatgctaGGTGAGGTCTCCGCTCCATTTGTCCCAAAGTCTGTCCAAAGATGTCTTGAACTACCGAAATCTTTGTATAACTACAGAAACAGCCAAGTTTTGTACCACAGTGCCTTCTTCTTTGTTATAGCGCAAATGGATATGTATGATGCTCTTATTAATGGTATTTTTACTAGAGCCGAGTGCCTGAAACTTGAAAGCAAACAATTGTTGGTAAAACATAATAGTGTTGATAAAAGTCTTGGGAAATTGTTGGCACAGTCAGAAATATTGGTGAAAATGAGGGAACAGGGCCAAGAGCATATAGAGAGTCTCAAACAAAATAGTATTGGGACAAATTTCTTGGGTGGATtcagtaaaatattcaaagattCTGATGAATATCTAGAAAAAATCCAAAAGCTGAACAATGCCTGGTCTCAGCTGACTGTGAGGTTACAGTCTGCTGTAAGACGCATCAATGAATCCATGTCAAGTGATCTAAACGgttttgttactaaatacAACTATCAAAACCTGTTCTCGAATGCCTACAAAACATTCATATCGCACAAAAAAAGCGATTTTTATAGCAACAACAGAGAAAAGGAAAAGCAATGTCCAGAAATTGTGAAAATATGTTACGACTGTTTGAAGCTGAGgagtaaaataattcaagacCTCCAGCATCAAcagtttttgataaaactcaAAGATTTGAGCACAGAGCTTACTAAGATATCTGACATCATTATTAATGCTACAGATAATACAGAGAAATTAAACAAGGATTTAGTTTGTCTCTTTGATGAATTCAATACATGCGTTTGGTCAACTATAAGTGTAGCCATTAGGGATGCTGATAATTTAGCCGATGTTCCATATAGTGTTGTGTCATTTCAGAaaagagattttaaaattggTGATTCGGTATCCAGCCATTGCATCCCCGTTAAGAACAAATTTGATAACACTGTCAGATCTTTGATAACGGAGAGCTTAAAGATTCGACAGAATCACACTAATTTATGTGAGAAGTTGAATTCCCAGAAGCAGTTGCTCCAACAATCAATATTGGACTTCAGTTTCCTCAACAATTGA
- the LOC116770921 gene encoding uncharacterized protein LOC116770921, whose amino-acid sequence MDIDIKLLLYFDSRSVLGDMKHNCENFIIELNEKTSCKYPPLRFSLEIDLMDLLDKYPEAGNYLIKEPVKFNNNCNDILFACLMSFESDFLQYVKPSQININLRVKCVPRFLLNPKLRCYDGITVVQGKLLDVSSITNYVYHTVWSCPEECEDNEVILHNIPKVPPKCYSCKSTLFENSGLRKCGDKVVATFKLDTEILPRKFVMVDDLIMKLKFGYEYLLYITVLKKRTIVWSIQEVVPLPAPLTTPIPDDIKELFDKCKGVPWKFVYCLASTIGGRICPLNNFVTAKIGLLLSLASVKANVYCGSPILHFLATGNDLGYIGRLMCEAALLAASSAYIGTNSSISTCLINASGGICFMPLPLQAYHQKQIHSILSVIETGDIPPNKAKLRCAVWAYGSDFKKIILYNFGSVFGTVYRGDCGEYADELADFTLERAINPSAVTNEEKQALNDIRKYIDIVANVRVTLNAEADTLLSSYFLAARKERPKAVTVGNFEALVSTCITSARLCRREVANIHDAVFAIWLHVSGMTEPRFAPDEYLNTPADIAKLKNIMKKFTEWLENFTGCSSH is encoded by the coding sequence ATGGATATCGATATTAAGTTGTTGCTTTATTTTGATAGCAGGAGTGTTTTAGGTGATATGAAACACAATTGCGAAAATTTCATAATcgaattaaatgaaaagacCTCTTGCAAATATCCACCCCTTAGGTTTTCTTTAGAAATTGATTTGATGGACTTACTAGACAAGTATCCTGAAGCGggtaactatttaataaaggaaccggttaaatttaataataattgcaatGATATTTTGTTTGCATGTTTAATGTCTTTTGAGAGCGATTTTCTTCAGTACGTTAAACCGAGTcagataaacataaatttgagAGTGAAATGTGTGcctagatttttattaaatcctaAATTAAGATGTTACGATGGTATCACCGTAGTACAAGGAAAGTTGTTAGATGTATCTAGTATTACTAATTACGTTTACCATACAGTGTGGTCGTGTCCTGAAGAGTGTGAAGACAATGAGGTAATTTTGCATAATATACCCAAAGTACCACCAAAATGCTATTCATGTAAAAGTACGCTTTTTGAAAACAGTGGCTTAAGAAAGTGTGGTGATAAAGTTGTTGCAACGTTTAAATTGGATACAGAAATATTACCAAGAAAATTTGTAATGGTAGatgatttaataatgaaactgAAATTTGGATACGAATATCTACTATATATAACAGTTCTGAAAAAACGGACCATTGTTTGGTCCATACAAGAAGTAGTTCCTTTGCCGGCACCACTCACTACCCCGATACCAGatgatataaaagaattatttgataaatgcAAAGGCGTTCCTTGGAAATTTGTGTATTGCTTGGCTTCGACGATAGGAGGACGAATATGTCCTCTGAATAATTTTGTGACTGCTAAGATCGGTTTATTATTGAGCCTGGCAAGCGTGAAGGCTAATGTATACTGTGGGTCTCCAATTCTGCATTTTCTAGCAACTGGTAATGACCTGGGATACATAGGTAGACTTATGTGTGAAGCTGCCTTACTAGCAGCTTCTAGTGCGTACATTGGTACCAATTCTTCGATTTCCACATGTCTGATCAATGCCTCGGGTGGCATTTGTTTTATGCCGCTACCCCTGCAAGCTTATcatcaaaaacaaatacattctATATTATCCGTCATAGAAACTGGTGATATTCCTCcaaataaagcaaaattacGATGTGCCGTATGGGCGTATGGTAGCGACTTTAagaagattatattatataacttcgGCAGTGTTTTTGGGACAGTTTATCGCGGGGACTGTGGAGAATACGCCGACGAATTGGCAGATTTCACGCTAGAACGAGCTATAAATCCGTCTGCAGTTACAAATGAAGAAAAACAAGCTTTGAATGACATtcgtaaatatatagatatagtaGCCAATGTAAGGGTCACTTTAAATGCGGAGGCGGATACGTTATTGAGTAGTTACTTTCTCGCAGCTCGTAAAGAGCGACCTAAAGCGGTTACGGTCGGAAATTTTGAGGCTCTAGTGTCCACTTGCATCACTTCCGCTAGACTCTGTAGACGGGAAGTAGCAAACATTCATGACGCTGTCTTCGCTATATGGCTGCACGTCAGCGGCATGACAGAACCAAGATTTGCCCCGGATGAATATCTAAACACTCCGGCAGATATAGCcaagttgaaaaatattatgaaaaaatttactgaatGGCTCGAAAATTTTACAGGCTGCAGTTCTCATTGA
- the LOC116770594 gene encoding helix-loop-helix protein delilah-like, protein MPDHDKYQLRPRAARTRESRARRAPQPLSKYRRKTANARERSRMREINNAFEALRRAVPASEITGNPVPCEKLTKITTLRLAMRYITALSTALRDTSPESESGSRPDRWPSPLCSELSEFSTEQETPSEFAEDSLSPFDSFFAEFDYEYIDRTFT, encoded by the coding sequence ATGCCCGATCACGACAAGTACCAGCTGCGTCCGCGGGCGGCGCGCACTCGGGAGAGTCGCGCGCGTCGGGCCCCGCAACCTCTCAGCAAGTATCGCAGGAAAACTGCTAACGCACGCGAAAGATCCCGGATGAGAGAGATAAATAATGCCTTCGAAGCCTTGCGAAGAGCGGTCCCAGCTTCAGAGATAACCGGCAATCCTGTGCCATGCGAGAAGCTCACTAAAATAACGACGTTGAGGCTCGCCATGAGGTACATCACCGCATTATCTACCGCGCTGAGAGACACCAGTCCCGAGTCGGAGTCCGGCTCCAGACCTGACCGCTGGCCATCTCCGCTGTGTTCGGAGCTGTCTGAGTTCTCCACAGAGCAGGAGACTCCATCAGAGTTCGCGGAGGACTCCCTGTCGCCCTTCGACTCTTTCTTCGCGGAATTCGACTATGAGTACATAGACAGGACATTTACGTGA